One genomic window of Candidatus Pseudobacter hemicellulosilyticus includes the following:
- a CDS encoding DUF6443 domain-containing protein: protein MRLLFILLFSFTISNAFSQSFAIEGSARVQPGDIVLYNIVGPENPTDYLYEWIIEGGTVLAEDQNRCVIQWDQSATEGHIVYVSYLFLELAERRVRIGGVHLEPISQVTYFNGIVQNICPVFEDEGVTYSWEMAVSGGQWQNVAGVTTGCFKPAAVADKVAVRCLVSGNGWYDYSDIAYVEVPALNPGSITLAQQPDYNSAAQITSTPASYGYCSSLDYQYTWEMSTEGGTWIPIGNTQQWPLSNYLFKANSQIRRKTVCGNDTRYSNTLQLQPVYFPEIAENRNFLREISIAKRGVQSWMEIKVLDAGEKFQRTSYLDGLGRTVQKVDKGISLSADNGWRDMVSFTIYDNLGRSTRQYLPYPSATDPGLYKTAAATEQLNFYSTNFNESNSWGKVEMENNPLNRVLRTIDPGTERLSNNIGNSFEYDYNNSYTDNEKVHSWRIGYTPGDLPVTAANEICPDGKLVKNISINDKGKKVIEYKDLDGNLVLKKVQLEEAGDGLSNEHAGWLCTYQVYDDFNRLRYIITPKAVAYLDVNNWIMSREIADELCFYYEYDEKGRVIYKKSPGAAPLSLVYDHRDRLVFTQDGNQAAKTPREWVVNFYDELDRVIATGIYRSDLSVPQLQHALELAAVTNTYTVPYNNELQTITITTDGPSPVTVNDAATYTAMAFNYYDNYGFEGRKQFDAAFANNQAYGTSDPNIEPIGAGKRVAGMGTGSRIRVLGTSTFLYTTVYYDESGNPVQVLKDNYRNGTDIATTQYHFDGRVMSVHVKHGAPGNIFNNFSILTKNNYNKIGQLISVEKKFGSANFKKIASYTYDEFGRPKTKKIGEKAASSDPLETFNYSYNITGLLTGINKDYALSSNNSDQWTNYFGIYLGYENFDNRFDRARFDGKLTGLIWKTQGDNTPRKYDFDYDNAGRFIRADFTQRSALADNGWSAAKMDFSESNILYDENGNLKQLYRKGNVPGIASPLFIDKLVYTYKQVAGGQWSNQLLKVFDNDPGIGGPANGSLGDFKDEVYNSDTDDYQYDLNGNLIRDNNKKIRDGSNAGISYNYLDKPEKIILENKSVVEFVYDASGAKLVKKLTPAGGTAHTTYYVGAFVYEESELQFILHEEGRLRIMTPVSNTSPLGASSLITNGNVLLTGGKWGVYDYFVKDHMGSVRMVLTEETHQEIYQATMENSAAGEEEPLFGKVDNQGSPRHPGNELYNTRYAKPVTWSSNSTGQVSKLYTTGTGSTKSVGPNILLKVMGGDYIHATSRYYYDLPTGSVGNQHILSSLVNSILGGLSGAGVGQSIKDGIVPIGNTLQDPVVSPLLPFLNNRPTPANDRPKAYLNYIFFDENFNYIGDGSGAVLVSGQANDGSVTQPNIRAPKNGYAYVYLSNESDWPVYFDDLIVSHERGAIVQEAHYYPYGLKIDAISSRAFNKLENRYGFQAGFSEEEAESDLLEYDLRMYDAQIGRWNGIDPYDEFASPYCGMGNDPVNNLDINGGQLLDGLSALQTTLATTVSGFILGTVTGLIVDPDNAWQYAGWGAGIGAAAGIGINLFGPGIEKTTSIIAISTATSDANRFKMIITKVYMWSNLVFDPVNDSYYGIIETGTLLVGGDLSNGIEEITRVYTGPTAYGGLELTQTVRYLPAPKMTELPKPAKIDAHVTAPQLPSPPGSVETARENLRIDFVHSSDQIDPDTYPDAIRQIKILARAMNASSTARLTLTGNAGFANPDNKPVRILGPARAFNNLLVYLNGQRSTTENVTRARAMTVRNILIRQFRIDGTRINARAGVAYNDPFGRFVGVSLR from the coding sequence TATAGTCTATGTCTCTTATTTATTTCTCGAATTGGCGGAACGAAGGGTCCGGATCGGTGGCGTACATCTTGAGCCAATTTCGCAGGTAACCTATTTCAATGGAATTGTACAGAATATTTGCCCCGTATTCGAGGATGAAGGGGTAACCTATAGTTGGGAAATGGCTGTTTCGGGAGGCCAATGGCAAAATGTTGCGGGGGTTACTACTGGTTGTTTTAAACCGGCTGCTGTTGCAGATAAAGTAGCAGTCCGTTGCCTGGTTTCCGGCAATGGCTGGTACGATTACTCAGATATTGCGTATGTTGAAGTGCCGGCATTAAATCCGGGCTCAATAACACTTGCTCAACAACCCGATTATAATTCAGCAGCCCAGATAACCAGTACACCAGCCTCTTATGGCTACTGTTCTTCACTGGACTACCAGTACACCTGGGAAATGTCAACAGAAGGGGGCACCTGGATACCCATTGGCAATACCCAGCAATGGCCATTAAGCAACTATCTCTTTAAAGCAAACAGCCAGATAAGAAGGAAAACTGTTTGCGGTAACGATACCAGGTATTCCAATACCCTCCAGCTGCAGCCGGTTTATTTTCCCGAAATAGCAGAGAACCGGAACTTCCTTCGTGAAATTTCTATAGCCAAAAGAGGGGTTCAGTCATGGATGGAGATAAAAGTGCTGGATGCAGGAGAGAAATTTCAGCGTACCAGCTACCTGGATGGATTGGGCAGAACCGTGCAGAAGGTGGATAAAGGGATCAGCCTTTCGGCGGACAATGGGTGGAGGGATATGGTGAGTTTTACCATTTATGATAACCTGGGCAGGTCTACCCGGCAGTACCTTCCATACCCTTCCGCAACAGACCCTGGTCTGTATAAAACTGCCGCTGCAACAGAGCAGCTGAATTTTTACAGCACCAATTTTAATGAAAGCAACTCCTGGGGGAAAGTGGAGATGGAAAACAACCCACTGAACCGGGTGCTGAGGACTATTGACCCCGGTACTGAGCGACTAAGCAATAATATTGGCAATTCCTTTGAATATGACTATAATAATTCCTATACAGACAATGAAAAGGTTCATAGCTGGCGGATCGGTTATACGCCAGGCGATCTGCCAGTGACGGCCGCCAACGAAATCTGTCCCGACGGGAAGCTGGTAAAAAATATTTCCATCAACGATAAGGGCAAGAAAGTAATTGAATATAAAGACCTGGATGGAAACCTGGTGTTGAAAAAAGTACAACTGGAAGAGGCTGGTGACGGCCTGAGCAACGAACATGCAGGCTGGCTTTGTACCTACCAGGTATATGATGATTTCAACAGGTTACGCTATATTATTACACCCAAGGCGGTAGCTTATCTTGACGTCAATAATTGGATAATGAGCCGGGAAATTGCAGATGAATTGTGCTTTTACTATGAATATGATGAAAAAGGGCGTGTTATTTATAAGAAGTCGCCTGGCGCTGCTCCCCTAAGCCTGGTATACGATCATCGGGACAGGCTGGTATTTACGCAGGATGGTAACCAGGCAGCAAAGACACCCCGGGAATGGGTAGTCAATTTCTACGATGAGCTGGACAGGGTTATTGCTACCGGAATTTACAGATCTGATCTCTCCGTCCCCCAGTTACAGCATGCGCTTGAGCTGGCTGCCGTTACTAATACTTATACCGTTCCGTACAATAATGAGCTGCAAACCATCACCATCACAACGGATGGCCCGTCGCCCGTTACTGTCAATGATGCCGCTACCTATACAGCCATGGCCTTTAATTATTATGATAATTATGGGTTTGAAGGACGTAAACAGTTTGATGCGGCCTTCGCAAACAACCAGGCATACGGGACCTCAGATCCCAATATAGAACCAATAGGAGCAGGTAAACGTGTTGCCGGCATGGGTACAGGATCCAGGATACGGGTGCTGGGGACCTCCACTTTTTTATATACCACTGTCTATTATGATGAAAGTGGAAATCCTGTCCAGGTGTTGAAAGATAATTACAGGAACGGAACTGATATTGCCACTACCCAGTACCATTTTGATGGAAGGGTAATGAGCGTACATGTGAAGCATGGGGCTCCGGGAAACATTTTCAATAACTTTAGTATACTCACTAAAAACAATTACAATAAGATCGGGCAGCTGATCAGCGTGGAGAAGAAGTTTGGCAGTGCCAATTTCAAAAAAATAGCCAGTTATACCTACGATGAGTTCGGCCGTCCGAAAACAAAAAAGATAGGGGAAAAGGCAGCTTCTTCCGACCCCCTTGAAACGTTCAACTACAGTTACAATATCACAGGTTTGCTGACAGGTATCAATAAAGACTATGCCCTTTCTAGCAATAATTCAGATCAGTGGACCAATTATTTCGGTATTTACCTGGGATATGAAAACTTCGACAACCGGTTTGACCGGGCACGTTTTGATGGGAAACTGACAGGGCTGATCTGGAAAACGCAGGGTGATAATACGCCCAGGAAGTACGACTTTGACTATGATAATGCAGGCCGTTTTATACGGGCTGATTTTACCCAGCGGTCTGCACTGGCAGATAATGGCTGGTCGGCTGCAAAAATGGATTTTTCGGAATCCAATATCCTGTATGATGAAAACGGTAATTTGAAACAATTGTACAGAAAGGGAAATGTTCCTGGCATTGCCAGCCCATTGTTTATTGACAAGCTGGTCTATACGTATAAACAGGTAGCCGGGGGACAGTGGAGCAACCAGTTGCTGAAGGTATTTGACAATGATCCGGGTATTGGCGGCCCTGCCAACGGAAGTCTGGGCGATTTTAAGGATGAAGTATATAACAGTGATACGGATGATTACCAGTATGATCTTAACGGCAACCTGATCAGGGATAATAATAAAAAAATAAGGGATGGCAGCAATGCCGGCATCAGCTATAACTACCTTGATAAGCCGGAGAAGATCATCCTGGAGAACAAAAGTGTTGTAGAGTTTGTGTATGATGCATCAGGGGCTAAACTGGTTAAAAAACTTACACCGGCAGGCGGAACTGCACATACTACCTACTATGTGGGCGCTTTTGTATACGAAGAGAGTGAACTGCAGTTCATTTTGCATGAGGAAGGAAGGCTGAGGATCATGACGCCTGTGAGCAACACTTCTCCGCTGGGGGCAAGTTCTCTTATCACAAACGGAAATGTGCTGCTCACAGGAGGGAAATGGGGCGTTTACGATTATTTTGTGAAGGATCATATGGGTAGTGTAAGGATGGTATTGACGGAAGAAACGCACCAGGAGATCTATCAGGCAACTATGGAGAACAGCGCTGCGGGGGAAGAAGAGCCGTTATTTGGCAAGGTGGATAATCAGGGCAGTCCTAGGCATCCCGGGAATGAATTGTACAATACCCGCTATGCAAAACCTGTTACCTGGAGCAGTAATAGTACCGGCCAGGTCAGCAAGCTGTATACTACAGGTACTGGTAGTACCAAAAGCGTTGGCCCCAATATCCTGCTTAAAGTGATGGGAGGAGATTATATACATGCTACTTCCAGGTATTATTATGATTTACCAACGGGAAGTGTAGGCAACCAGCATATTTTGTCAAGCCTTGTCAACAGTATCCTTGGTGGCTTATCAGGAGCTGGGGTTGGACAATCCATAAAAGACGGGATAGTACCAATCGGTAATACCCTGCAGGACCCGGTAGTCAGCCCGCTGCTGCCATTTCTCAATAACCGGCCTACTCCTGCCAATGATCGTCCGAAAGCTTACCTGAACTATATCTTCTTTGATGAGAACTTTAACTATATAGGGGATGGCAGCGGGGCAGTGCTGGTAAGCGGCCAGGCAAATGATGGAAGTGTTACACAGCCTAATATCAGAGCGCCTAAAAATGGATATGCCTATGTATATCTTAGTAATGAAAGCGACTGGCCGGTATATTTTGATGACCTGATAGTCAGCCATGAACGGGGAGCTATTGTGCAGGAAGCGCATTATTATCCTTACGGACTGAAAATTGACGCTATCAGCAGCAGGGCTTTTAATAAGCTGGAAAACCGGTATGGATTCCAGGCAGGTTTCAGCGAGGAAGAGGCTGAGTCGGACCTGCTGGAATATGATCTACGGATGTATGATGCGCAGATCGGACGGTGGAACGGCATTGATCCATACGATGAATTTGCCAGCCCGTACTGTGGAATGGGGAATGATCCTGTCAATAATCTTGATATTAACGGCGGGCAGTTGCTGGATGGACTGAGTGCGCTTCAAACAACGCTTGCCACTACGGTCAGTGGGTTTATTCTTGGGACTGTAACCGGTCTTATAGTGGATCCGGACAATGCCTGGCAGTATGCCGGATGGGGCGCCGGGATTGGGGCAGCCGCCGGCATTGGTATTAACTTATTTGGACCAGGTATTGAAAAAACAACATCTATTATTGCCATCAGTACTGCCACATCAGATGCCAACCGGTTTAAGATGATCATCACCAAGGTGTATATGTGGAGTAATTTGGTTTTTGATCCTGTTAATGATTCCTATTATGGAATCATTGAGACAGGAACCCTGCTGGTAGGGGGAGATCTATCCAATGGGATTGAAGAGATCACGAGAGTATATACCGGCCCAACCGCCTATGGAGGACTGGAGCTTACACAAACTGTCAGGTATTTGCCTGCTCCCAAAATGACTGAGCTGCCGAAGCCTGCAAAAATAGATGCGCATGTAACTGCTCCGCAGCTCCCATCGCCGCCCGGATCGGTTGAAACTGCCAGGGAAAACCTGCGTATTGATTTTGTGCATAGTTCAGACCAAATTGATCCTGATACTTATCCTGATGCTATCCGGCAGATAAAGATATTAGCAAGGGCCATGAACGCTTCTTCAACTGCTCGCCTTACACTGACTGGTAATGCAGGTTTTGCAAATCCTGATAATAAACCTGTTAGGATCCTGGGGCCGGCAAGAGCATTCAATAACCTCCTTGTCTATTTAAACGGACAAAGATCAACAACGGAAAATGTGACCAGGGCCAGGGCCATGACAGTAAGAAATATCCTTATAAGACAATTTAGAATAGACGGGACAAGAATAAATGCGCGGGCAGGTGTGGCGTATAACGATCCTTTTGGTAGGTTTGTTGGTGTGTCTCTCCGGTAG